In the genome of Monodelphis domestica isolate mMonDom1 chromosome 2, mMonDom1.pri, whole genome shotgun sequence, one region contains:
- the SMARCD2 gene encoding SWI/SNF-related matrix-associated actin-dependent regulator of chromatin subfamily D member 2, whose protein sequence is MSGRGAGGFPLPPLSPGGGAVAAALGAPPPPTGPGMMPGAALRGPGPAGGAGGPGAAAFRPIGPAGPAAQYQRPGMSPGSRMPMGSLQVGPPAGSPFGTASPLRPGMPPTMMDPFRKRLLVPQPQPPMPTQRRGLKRRKMADKVLPQRIRELVPESQAYMDLLAFERKLDQTIARKRMEIQEAIKKPLTQKRKLRIYISNTFSPSKAEGEGSGASGATVGAPGAVPAGDKVASWELRVEGKLLDDPSKQKRKFSSFFKSLVIELDKELYGPDNHLVEWHRLPTTQETDGFQVKRPGDLNVKCTLLLMLDHQPPQYKLDPRLARLLGVHTQTRAAIMQALWLYIKHNQLQDGHEHEYINCNRYFRQIFSCGRLRFSEIPMKLAGLLQHPDPIVINHVISVDPNDQKKTACYDIDVEVDDPLKAQMSNFLASTTNQQEIASLDIKIHETIESINQLKTQRDFMLSFSTDPQDFIQEWLRSQRRDLKIITDVIGNPEEERRAAFYHQPWAQEAVGRHIFAKVQQRRQELEQVLGIRLT, encoded by the exons ATGTCGGGCCGCGGCGCGGGCGGGTTCCCGCTGCCCCCGCTGAGCCCCGGTGGGGGGGCGGTGGCGGCGGCCCTGGGGGCCCCCCCGCCCCCTACGGGGCCTGGGATGATGCCCGGAGCGGCGTTGAGGGGTCCGGGGCCTGCTGGCGGCGCGGGGGGGCCCGGGGCCGCCGCCTTTCGCCCCATCGGGCCCGCGGGACCCGCGGCGCAGTACCAG CGTCCAGGTATGTCTCCAGGAAGCAGGATGCCTATGGGTAGCCTACAGGTGGGACCCCCAGCTGGATCTCCCTTTGGCACAGCCTCTCCACTTCGGCCTGGGATGCCACCTACTATGATGGATCCATTCCGGAAACGTCTGCTTGtgccccagccccagcctccAATGCCCACCCAGCGCCGGGG gctaaagagaagaaagatggcAGATAAGGTTCTACCTCAGCGA ATCCGGGAGCTAGTCCCAGAATCTCAGGCATACATGGACCTCTTGGCCTTTGAGCGTAAACTGGACCAAACAATTGCTCGGAAACGAATGGAAATCCAGGAGGCCATCAAGAAACCATTGACG CAAAAACGAAAGCTTCGGATTTACATTTCTAACACATTCAGTCCCAGCAAGGCAGAAGGTGAAGGGTCAGGAGCTTCAGGGGCTACAGTGGGAGCCCCAGGGGCAGTTCCAGCAGGGGACAAAGTGGCCTCTTGGGAACTTCGTGTGGAGGGGAAGCTACTGGATGAT CCCAGCAAACAGAAGAGgaagttttcttcattttttaagagcCTGGTCATTGAGCTGGACAAGGAGCTTTATGGACCTGATAACCATCTGGTGGAG TGGCACCGTTTGCCTACAACCCAAGAGACAGATGGCTTCCAAGTGAAACGCCCTGGGGACCTTAACGTCAAGTGTACCCTTCTGCTTATGCTGGACCATCAG CCACCCCAATACAAGCTGGACCCTCGGTTGGCTCGGCTACTTGGTGTGCATACCCAGACCCGAGCTGCCATCATGCAGGCACTGTGGCTATACATCAAGCATAATCAGCTACAGGATGGGCATGAACATGAGTACATCAACTGTAACCGCTACTTTCGCCAG ATCTTTAGTTGTGGGCGTCTTCGTTTCTCTGAGATACCTATGAAACTGGCTGGGCTGCTGCAGCATCCAGATCCCATTGTCATCAACCATGTCATCAG TGTGGACCCCAATGATCAGAAGAAGACAGCTTGTTATGATATTGATGTTGAGGTAGATGACCCACTCAAGGCACAGATGAGCAATTTTCTAGCCTCCACCACCAACCAACAGGAGATTGCATCCCTGGACATTAAG ATCCATGAAACCATCGAGTCCATCAACCAGCTGAAGACTCAGAGGGATTTCATGCTCAGTTTCAGCACTGACCCACAGGACTTCATCCAGGAGTGGTTGCGGTCTCAGCGAAGAGATCTCAAG ATTATCACAGATGTAATAGGCAAcccagaggaagaaaggagagctgCTTTCTACCATCAGCCCTGGGCCCAGGAAGCTGTAGGGAGACACATTTTTGCCAAG GTGCAGCAGCGCAGGCAAGAACTGGAACAGGTGCTGGGAATTCGCCTGACCTAG